The stretch of DNA ATCGCTCAGGGGGCAGCGCCGTCCAGGTCGGCGCCGCGAGGTCATTCGTGGCGCAGCGCCGCGATCGGATCCAACCGCGAGGCCCGCCGCGCCGGATACACCCCGAAGACGAGGCCCACCGCCGCCGCGAACCCGAGCGCGATCGCCACCGCCTCGGGCGCGATCAGCACCGGCCATCCCGTGAAGCGACCGATCCCGCTCGCGATCGCGACGCCCAGCAGGGCGCCGAGCGCGCCGCCGGCGAGGCTCAGCACGGTCGACTCGACGAGGAACTGGAGCAGGATGTGGCGCGCCTTCGCGCCGACCGCCATGCGGACGCCGATCTCGCGCGTGCGCTCGGTGACGGAGACGAGCAACGTGTTCATGATGCCGATGCCGCCGACGAGCAGCGAGATCGACGCGATCGCCGCCAGCAGCTGCGACATCACCCGGCTCGCCGCCACCGAGGTCTCGAACATCTCGGCCATGTTGCGCACCGTGAAGTCGTCGTCCTCGCCGGCCGGGATGCGATGGCGCGCGCGCACCAGCGTCGTGATGGCCTCGCTGACGTCGTCCATGCGGTCGGCGGCACGCACCGAGACGACGATCATGTTGACGCTGCCGAGCGCCGTCGTGCCGAGGACGCGGCGCTCGGCGGTGCGGAACGGCACCATGATGACGTCGTCCTGATCCTGTCCCCACGTCGTCTGCCCCTTGCGGCCGAGGGTGCCGATGACGCGGAAGGGCACGTTCCTGATGCGCAGCGTGGTGCCGATCGGATCCTCGCCGGGCGCGTAGAGCTGCTCGACGAGCGTCTGGCCCAGCACCGCGACGCGGGCGGCGCTGTCCTCCTCGGACTGGGTGAAGAAGCGGCCGGCGCGCAGCGGCCAGTCGCGCACCGCGAGAAACGTCGGCGAGCTGCCCTGGATGCCGGTCGACCAGTTGCGGTTGCCGTACGCCACCTGCGCGACCTCGCGCTTCACCCAGGTGACCTCGGCGGCGGCGGCGAGATCGCGGGCGATCGCGCGCGCGTCGCCCTCGGTGAGCGTGGTCACCGAGCCCGAGCCGGAGCGCACGCCGCCGGCGGTGGTGGCGCCGGGCACGACCATGACGACGTTGGTGCCCAGGTTGTCGATCTGCGCGCGTACCGCGGCGGCGGCGCCCTGGCCGACGCTCACCATCGCGATCACCGCGGCGACGCCGATGACCACGCCCAGCACGGTGAGGCCCGAGCGCAGCGGATTGCGGCCGAGCGCGCGCAGCGCGATCAGCAGCGTCGAGCCCCACAGCGTCACGCCGTCCTCCGCGCGCCCAGCACGGTCTCCGGCGGGCCGTCGGCGACGAGGCGCCCGTCGCGCAGCACCAGCACGCGTCGCGTGCGCGCCGCCACGTCGGGCTCGTGCGTGACGACGACGATCGTCAGCCCCTCGCGCGTGTTGAGGCCGACGAGGAGGTCCATCACCTCGTCCGAGGTCGCGCTGTCGAGGTTGCCCGTGGGCTCGTCGGCGAGCAGCACCTTCGGCCGGCCGACGAGCGCGCGCGCGATCGCGACGCGCTGCTGCTGGCCGCCCGAGAGCTGCGTCGGCGTGCGATCGCCGAAGCCGGTGAGGCCGACGGCGGCGAGGGCGGCGTCGGCGCGCGCGGCGTGCTCGGCGGCAGGGACGGGGCCGTAGACGAGGGGCAGGGCGACGTTCTCGCGCGCCGCCGTGCGCGAGAGCAGGTTGAAGCTCTGGAAGACGAAGCCGAGCTTGGCGTTGCGCAGCTCAGCGCGGGCGTCGGCGTCGAGGGCCCCGACGTCGACGCCGTCGAGCCGGTAGACGCCCGCCGTCGGGCGGTCGAGGCAGCCGAGGACGTTCAGCAGCGTCGACTTGCCGGAGCCCGAGGTGCCCATGATCGCGACGAGATCGCCCGCCGCGACGTGCAGCGTGATCCCGCGCAGCGCCGCGACCTCGTTGCCTTCGCCGCCGAGCGCGTAGCGCTTCTCGAGGTCGCGGACGTCGATCATCGCCGCCGGCCGCCGCCGCCCGGTGTGAAGCCGGGTAGCTGCGGGCGCGACGCGCCGACGTCGGGGTCGCGCGCCACCGCCGTGACCACCTGGGCGCCGGGATCGACGCCGCCCGTCACCTGCGTCCACTTCTCGTCCGCGATGCCGAGCGTGACCGGCGCCGGGCGCAGGCTGCCGTCGCGCTCCTCGAGCCACACGGCGTGGTCGCTCGGTGCGGGCGGCGCCGCGTGCGCGCCGGTCCAGGCGTTCGCGGGCGGCCGGAAGCGGAGCGCGCTCGTCGGCACCCGCACGGCGTCGGCGACGTGCGCCGTGACGATGGCGACGTTGGCGGTCATGCCGGGCTTCAGGCGCAGGTCGTCGTTGGCGGCGCTCACCAGCACGTCGTACGTGACGACGTTCTGGAGCGTCACCGGCGCATTGCGCACCTGGGCGACGCGGCCGGCGAAGGTCGCCCGCGGGTACGCGTCGACGGTGAACGTCGCCTCCTGGCCGACGGCGACGCCGCCGATGTCGGCCTCGCTGACGCTGGCGACGACCTCCATCTTCGTCAGGTCGGCGGCGACCAGGAACAGCGTCGGCGTCTGGAAGCTCGCGGCGACCGTCTGCCCGACGGAGACGTTGCGCGACACCACGACGCCGTCCACCGGCGAGGCGATGTTGGTGTAGTCGAGGTTGACGCGGGCTTCGCGCACGCGCGCCTCGGCGCCCTGGATCGCGGCTTCGGCGAGCGTCACCTGCGCCGCCGCGCCGGCCGCTTCGCTCACCGCAGCGTCGAGCTCGCTCTGCGCGACGATGCCCTGGCCGGCGAGCTGCCGCGCCCGCCGCAGCGTCTGGTCGCGCAGGCTGCGATCGGCTTTCGCCTTCGCGAGCGCCGCCCGCGTGTTCGCGAGCTCGGCGTCCGCCGCCTGCACCTTCACTTGGAACGGTCGCGCATCGATGCGCGCCAGCAGCTGTCCCTTCGTCACCGGCGAGTTGAAGTCGACCAGGATCTCCTGGATCGGTCCGGACACGTAGGTCCCGACCTCCACCGACTCGACCGGATTCACGATTCCGGTCGCCGTCACCGTCGCCGTGATCGGCCCCCGATCGACCTCCTCGACGACGTATCTCGGTCGCGCCGTTTCGTCGTCCGTAGCGAAGAGCGCCCACAGCACCCCCAGCACGACCAACGCCCCGACGACGAGAGCCCCACGACGCACCCACCCACACTGCCCCGCCCCCTCCGGAAGCGCCAGCACGCATCGGGTCGCAGGCCTCCCGACGACCCCGCCCCACCGAAGGCGGGAGATACGGTCGACGTTTGCACGCCGCGCCGGCGCGGCGCCCTGTCGGCCGGGTGGCGGGCGGTCGCGGCGGCACGCGACCCGCTCTCACGCCGCCGACGCCGCGCGCCGCGCCGCCTGCTCCCGCGCCGTCTCCTCCTTGATCCGCGCCATCTCCTCCGGCGTCACCCGCTCGTACGACTTCGGCGCCCAGATGAGGAACACGCCGCCCTGGAACGACAGCAGCAACTTCTCGATCCAGAAGCCGAGATGGCCGATGAGGAACGCCTTGGCCGCCGGCACGTGGCCGCCGAGCATCTCGACGAAGACGAGCTCGCGCACGCCCTCGCCGGCGGCGGTGGGCGTGACGAAGGTGCCGAGCGTCATCACCGCCGCGGCGTAGAAGATCTGCAGCGCGCTGACGTTCTCCACCTGGAGGGCCATCGCGTTGCCGAAGTACATCGCCATCGTGGTGATCTGCCCGAAGACGGCGCAGAGGAGCGCGATCAGGAGCGCGCCGCGGTTCGACGAGTAGGCGGTCGCGGCCTCGATGGTGTTCTGGATGAAGTTGCGGATCTTCACGATCGGGATCAGGCGGATGAACGGCGCGAACAGCTCCGGCTTCAGGAGCAGCATGAGGCCGAAGAGCATGGTCGCCGCGAGCGGCATCGCCATCGCCTGCACGATGTCGGCGAGGTCGCGCCCGGAGAGGTCGGCGAACGGCATGAAGAGCAGGATCGTCGCCAGGAGCCCGACGAGGCCGATGATGCGTTCGACGGCGAGCACGGTGGTGCACTCGACGGGCTTCTTCGAGACGCGGATCGTGTCGTAGAGGCGCCAGCCGTCGAGACCGAGCGTCGACGGCATCACGATGCCGAAGAAGCGGCCGATGAAGTAGCTCGCGGTGAGCCAGCCGAAGCCGAACGGCAGCCCCTGGCCGGAGAGCAGGACCTGCCAGCGGACGATGTTCGCGATGATGCCGAGCAGCTTCACGAACGTCGCGAAGAGGATCCAGGGGACGAACACGGCGA from bacterium encodes:
- a CDS encoding efflux RND transporter periplasmic adaptor subunit, giving the protein MRRGALVVGALVVLGVLWALFATDDETARPRYVVEEVDRGPITATVTATGIVNPVESVEVGTYVSGPIQEILVDFNSPVTKGQLLARIDARPFQVKVQAADAELANTRAALAKAKADRSLRDQTLRRARQLAGQGIVAQSELDAAVSEAAGAAAQVTLAEAAIQGAEARVREARVNLDYTNIASPVDGVVVSRNVSVGQTVAASFQTPTLFLVAADLTKMEVVASVSEADIGGVAVGQEATFTVDAYPRATFAGRVAQVRNAPVTLQNVVTYDVLVSAANDDLRLKPGMTANVAIVTAHVADAVRVPTSALRFRPPANAWTGAHAAPPAPSDHAVWLEERDGSLRPAPVTLGIADEKWTQVTGGVDPGAQVVTAVARDPDVGASRPQLPGFTPGGGGRRR
- a CDS encoding ABC transporter ATP-binding protein; this encodes MIDVRDLEKRYALGGEGNEVAALRGITLHVAAGDLVAIMGTSGSGKSTLLNVLGCLDRPTAGVYRLDGVDVGALDADARAELRNAKLGFVFQSFNLLSRTAARENVALPLVYGPVPAAEHAARADAALAAVGLTGFGDRTPTQLSGGQQQRVAIARALVGRPKVLLADEPTGNLDSATSDEVMDLLVGLNTREGLTIVVVTHEPDVAARTRRVLVLRDGRLVADGPPETVLGARRTA
- a CDS encoding ABC transporter permease; amino-acid sequence: MTLWGSTLLIALRALGRNPLRSGLTVLGVVIGVAAVIAMVSVGQGAAAAVRAQIDNLGTNVVMVVPGATTAGGVRSGSGSVTTLTEGDARAIARDLAAAAEVTWVKREVAQVAYGNRNWSTGIQGSSPTFLAVRDWPLRAGRFFTQSEEDSAARVAVLGQTLVEQLYAPGEDPIGTTLRIRNVPFRVIGTLGRKGQTTWGQDQDDVIMVPFRTAERRVLGTTALGSVNMIVVSVRAADRMDDVSEAITTLVRARHRIPAGEDDDFTVRNMAEMFETSVAASRVMSQLLAAIASISLLVGGIGIMNTLLVSVTERTREIGVRMAVGAKARHILLQFLVESTVLSLAGGALGALLGVAIASGIGRFTGWPVLIAPEAVAIALGFAAAVGLVFGVYPARRASRLDPIAALRHE
- a CDS encoding flippase-like domain-containing protein; its protein translation is MKKAIITVLKTLLTIGIFVSLFVEFGGGTVEVSRAGLADGSIFYQSNPTMPGFLGRMKARVTGAALPDPYVPLASDKVCTYAIEGLPVLVKTESGAIDKIRALHHCHDGKFDVVLAGPDTKDKEPLAAATGASVWLEKQGVQRVPMTVEDLWAEVKGLDLAVFVPWILFATFVKLLGIIANIVRWQVLLSGQGLPFGFGWLTASYFIGRFFGIVMPSTLGLDGWRLYDTIRVSKKPVECTTVLAVERIIGLVGLLATILLFMPFADLSGRDLADIVQAMAMPLAATMLFGLMLLLKPELFAPFIRLIPIVKIRNFIQNTIEAATAYSSNRGALLIALLCAVFGQITTMAMYFGNAMALQVENVSALQIFYAAAVMTLGTFVTPTAAGEGVRELVFVEMLGGHVPAAKAFLIGHLGFWIEKLLLSFQGGVFLIWAPKSYERVTPEEMARIKEETAREQAARRAASAA